Below is a window of Equus quagga isolate Etosha38 chromosome 1, UCLA_HA_Equagga_1.0, whole genome shotgun sequence DNA.
tgctgggagctgggaggcagCTGTGCCCTTCCTGCTCGGGTCCTTCCAGGCAGGCCTCCATGTTAAAGCATGCTGACCAGGCCACTGGAGgccaggagaaggaggcagggtgaATGGGGACACTGCTGTGGGCTCCCAGGTGGAGAGACCTGGAGGATGACATCAACGTGCTGGACTCCCAACACTTGCTGGGGCCCCTGCCCTCGTCATACTGCTCCCTGCAAGGGGCATACTGCTGTGTCCTGATTGTGGGTGGCAGCGGGGGGTCTGGTGCTGGCCTCTGGGCAGGAGCAGCTGCCCTGGATAGGTGCATCTCTACAGGTAAGGATGAGTGCGTTCCTGCAGGCTCACCTGTTTGGATTGGGGGCAGGATGTTGGAAAATCAGGCATAGGGCCTGCGTTCTGTGCAAGGCAGGGTgctgaggggtggagggaagtGAAGGTGGATCCCTGGCTTTCCCAGCTCTGGCGTCCCTCCTGACCTGGAGTCTCAGCCGCGTGTCCAGGCCCGGGACACTGGGTTTCCCTCCTGAGAATCGCCCTTCTTCCCTGCTCCCACTCGGGGCTGCAATTCCAAGAGGTGCCCAGAAGCTGGCCAGAGCCGGGAGGTCTGAGGTCTCATCCAGCGCCTGGTGGCTTCACTGTGAGCCCTTGGGCGCCACACTCACCCTCTCGGGGTTTCGGGTCGCGTTCGTGCCGACTAGACGTTGTCACCAAGCTTCCCAGCTCAGGCTCTCTCGAGTAGGAGCCTCAGCGGCGGTAGGACCCGGCTCCCTCCCGGACCCTCCTCCCAGGACCATCAGCCTCGCCGCGCGTGCAAGCCCGAGCCCAGGCCTCAGCCCGCGGCCGGCGCGGGGGCAGGAAGCTGCAGGCCCCAGGCCAGCACCCGCGAGCAGCCCTGGCCCGGCTCCTCCCCTGCCGGTCCCCGCCCTCGGGCCAGCACTCGGGGTGGCGTCTGGGCGCCGCAGGTCCCGGCGCAAAGGCGCGCGGAGCCGGCGGACGCCCCCGGCGCGTCTCAGCgacccccggccccgccccgcgccgcggccccgcccccaggccgcTCCGCCCTCCGCGCGGCCGGAGGCTCCGGGCCCCAGGGCGGCCCGTGGGCTCAGCGCCCAGCAGCTCCGGGAGTCGCTCGGACGCCGGCCTGGGGCCACTGCGGCCGTGGCCTCGTCGGGCCCCGGGAAAATTTGGGGTCGGAGAGCGGCGGCGCGGGGCGGCGGGACCCATGGAGGCGCGCGGGGAGCTGGGCCCGGGCCGGGAGTCGGCGGGCGGCGACCTCCTGCTGGCGCTGCTGGCGCGGAGGGAGGACCTGCGCCGAGGTGGGTGCCCGCGCCGAGCGGCTGCCCTAGGGAGGGCGGACCACGGGGAGACCCCGAGGTCCTCGCTCCTTTCCGGGCCTGGCCACGGAGGCGTCAGGAGCGAGGGGACCCGGGCGGGAGTGGGTGCGGGGGCCCCAGCACGTCCCCGCCTGGGCGCCCTAGCAGCGAGTTTGCGTCGGGGCCCCTGGAGCTGAGCTGTCGGCTGTGTGGTCCTGGCGCTGCACGGCTCAGGCCGGGGAGCCCTCGGGGCCCCAGGACCGGTGTAGGAAGTCCTCTCCCTGATCGGGAGAATGTGCAGAGAGCAACCATGGGGCCCAGTGACCACTGGGCAGGAGGGATCCCCAAGAGGGCAGCCCCCACCCAGACCCACCGCACTTTCCAGAGGAAGAGAGTGTGATGCAAGGGCCAGGGTGGAGCCGGACCCTGGCTGTAGATCGCCCCCAGTTGCAGCCTTGGTGTCTGCGCCCTCACGCACTTGCTCTGTTGGCCTGCTCCGGGGCGATCCTCAGCACTCTTCTACAGGAAAGCCCCCAACTTCCTGGTGGCACCAGTCTCGCCCCTAGCGCTTTGGCTCCCGGAGAACTGGGACCTTTTTCCCCGGGCTTCCGGGCTGGCAGGATGGATACAGAGGCGGCCctggagggatggggaggagtAGGGAGGGAGCAGGTGGGAAAGGGGTTACCTCCAGGCTGTGGGGTCTCATCGgtcccctatttatttatttattttccgaCGGCTCCTGGGAGGAAAGGGTGGGAGGGCGGAGGGAGAGTGTGGGAGGGAGGCGGGCTCGGAGCGCCACGGCTCAGGAGAGCTGGCCCGGACGGGCGGGCGGGCGCGAGGCTCTGCGGGCCCCCGCCGGCGCCGAGGGCAGGAGACCCGCCGAGGCCGGAGTCGCCATGCAGCGTAAGGCCCGCGTCGCCAGGGCTGCGCGGGGAACGCGAGGGGCGCGGCGGGAGCGGCTTTTGCACGACGCGGGCTCCGCGGGCAGCACGGCCGGGGCGCTGTCCGGGCCTCGGTGCTGAATCCGCGCGCGCGGGCCTGTCCAGCCACCAGCTCTGTGCCCGGTGTCCTCGCCAACCTGCCGTCGCGCCCGCGATGGGGGCCCAGGGCGCGCGGCGGATCCCCACGCTCCGAACCCGGGGCCGCGGTTTTGCCTGATGCGGGGCCGCGCGTCCTTCGCGGGTTTCCCGCTTCTGCGAGAGGGAAGTTAATCCCGTTCTCTCTGTCTGGGGCCGAAGGAGGTCCTTCTCCTGTCCTCCCGCCCACTGCGGGGCCGGCCTGGCGCCGGAGGGGTCCCGCGCCAGTGAGGTCCGCACGCTGGGGTGGGAGGAATGTTTGCGTAGGTTCCAGCTCCCACTGCAGGTCTCTCCTCCCCCGGAGACCTTTTCTAAATTAACAGGGAGTCCTCACCCAAGAGCACCCCACAAAGCCCATGGACCCCGTAGGCCATCCTTGTACTTCCCCCGCCTGGTCCCCAAAAGACGTGCAGTCCCAGGGGAGCAGAGCCCGCATGTTGGAGTAACTATGACATTGTGGGGAGGGcaaacacctactgtgtgtttGGGCACCCACGCTTGAGTGTGAGGACAGCGGATCCATTTGTTCGGTCCCCTCACAAGTGCCCCGAGGCCACCCAAAGATGGACAGGGCATCGGTTTTTACCTCGGTGGCCTGCAGACAGGGCCATGAGGCTGGGCAGCCACTCACAAGGAGTCTTTAGCCGCTGTGATGCTTAATTGTGCAAAGTAACGAAGGCGATTGGCTGGTGGGTGCCCCAGGACACCTGTGCCCGGCCTCCAGGTAATGGTAAGGACCCCGTTTTCCAGCCCAGTCTCTGAGAGAGCCCCTGGGGAGGAGTTTCCATCTGAGCTCGATGTGCGCCTTTCATGCATGCTGGAAACATTTTGCGGTTGACGGTATCTGGCCTAATGGAATGGCCTGGGCACCTTCCTGCTCGCGGGAACATTTCTAGatctgttttcagttttcctgAATTTTAGCTGCAGGCTGGGCTGCGGACTTTGGCGCCAAGCactcccagccctggcagccaGGCAGCCACTCAAACCCGCTGGGGAAGAGGGTGTGCAGGGAAGGGGTCTCCCTCGGCAGCCCTGGGTCCTGGGGGCTGAGGTGGGAAGGTGACTTCGATGCCTCCCGCTCTGCGCGGTGCCTGTGACCGCAGCGACTCCTCCGCCTACAGAGATCCCACTGTGTGCCGGCTGCGACCAGCACATCCTGGACCGCTTCATCCTCAAGGCTCTGGACCGCCACTGGCACAGCAAGTGTCTCAAATGCAGCGACTGTCACACACCGCTGGCCGAGCGCTGCTTCAGCCGCGGGGAGAGCGTCTACTGCAAGGACGACTTCTTCAAGTGAGCCGGCTGCGCCTCTCCGGGAgggcgggcaggcgggcgggcAGCGGCACAGGCTGCCCTGTGGACAGGAGGCCGGGAGTGGGCCACCCCACAGAACTTCCCCGACCCCCCACAATAATCAAGTCCAGAGCCCTGAAGCCTGCATCTCCAGATCCCCTGCTGTCACCTGGCCGAGCACCCTAGGGCTTTTCCGTGGGCAGCTGAGCCGGGCTGGCACATCagcaaatttttttaagtaattaattTTGTAAACTACGGAAGCAATCGTTAAAAAAGACAACCCTAAGTTTGTAGAACTCTATTGGACTTACTCCCTCTTAATTTCggtcttgtttttctccttaaatctggGGAAGGGGCGCCTTCTGAGTACAGGCCTCCGGGGTCTAAAAAAATCACCTTCCAGACCGAGCACCGTGGGCGGCTGTGCTCTCCAGGGCCTCTGGGCACCCCCTCCGTAGTCTGTGCGGCTCTGCCGGggctgcggggggtgggggggggggcaggggcagggccggGGCGAGCCTCCTCCCGGAACGGCCCTGCGCTGCGCCGTGCTGCCGCTCTCCAACCCGCTCGGGGCGAAGGAGCAGCCCGCTCCGCGCTGAGCCGCGCCCTGTGCGTCCCGCAGGCGCTTCGGGACCAAGTGCGCCGCGTGCCAGCTGGGCATCCCGCCCACGCAGGTGGTGCGCCGCGCCCAGGACTTCGTGTACCACCTGCACTGCTTCGCCTGCGTCGTGTGCAAGCGGCAGCTGGCCACGGGCGACGAGTTCTACCTCATGGAGGACAGCCGGCTAGTGTGCAAGGCGGACTACGAGACGGCCAAGCAGCGAGGTCAGCGGGAGCGGGCGACGGTCTCGGCAggcccccctcctcctctgcaaGACAGGGCTGAGGCCAGGCCCAGTCGGGGCGCGGCGGGATCTCACCCCCAGCGCCCGCCTCGAAGCGCTCCCTGAGGGCCGCGAATTTAAGCGCCTTCCCTCCAGGCTGGGGCGGTGGGGGTACCGCCACCCCCAGGCCCGCACTGGAGCCGGGTGGGGACAATTAACAGACCGGCCCTGGGTTAGCCCGGGTCTGGGGTCTTAGCGGCCGCCTCACTCAGGAGCGCACGGAGATTGGTCGAATTGTGTGGATTGTCACCCCCGGTTTGAATTATCACCCTAAATCCTTACCGTGGAGATCTGGCCCTATCTACCCCCTTAGAACAAAGAGGAACCCACccagggggagggggcggagggggAGCGGCGAAGATGGGCGGCGCGCGGGTCTCTAATGAAGGCCGCAGCCGAGCCGCCCCTCCGCAGGCCCCGACGCCCGCACCCGGCTTTCTCCATTGATCCCAGCGCCCGCGCGGCCCGCGAGGCCCCCTGACCCCCGCGGCGCGGTCGGTAATTGGGCGGGGCGGCATTTGGGGCCCCCGAGGTCtctgggcccagggctgggcggGGCGGGGACCTCTGGGCGGTCAGAGGAGCAGGCCCAGCCTCACCCTCCCCCGCGGTGCAGAGGCCGAGGCCACGGCCAAGCGGCCGCGCACGACCATCACGGCCAAGCAGCTGGAGACGCTCAAGAGCGCCTACAACACGTCGCCGAAGCCGGCGCGCCACGTGCGCGAGCAGCTCTCCTCCGAGACCGGCCTGGACATGCGCGTCGTGCAGGTCAGCGCCCCGCGCCCGCGGCCACCCTGCCCGCCCCCGCGCGCCCTGCGGCCACTcacccgcccccgcccccaggtgTGGTTCCAGAACCGCCGCGCCAAGGAAAAGAGGCTCAAGAAGGACGCGGGCCGGCAGCGCTGGGGCCAGTATTTCCGCAGCATGAAGCGCGCCCGCGGCGGCTCCAAGTCAGACAAGGACAGCGttcaggaggaggggcaggacagCGACGCCGAGGTCTCCTTCACGGGTACGGCGCCTGGCACACCTCGCTGCACTCCCGCGTGGCCCCGGGGTCAGGAAGGACGTTGGACTGGTTGCTTGCAGGGAGCCTGAAATCTAAATTTCCTAGTCAGTGTCCTCTttaggcttatttttaaaaaactcgtTTATGGATCCTGGTCTCCCATCCCAAGCCCAGTGGGTCAGCCACTTAGGACCACTGCTCTTCCCCTGTGCGGGCTGGATTCCCCTGTGACCCAGCCTGTCCCTCGGCAGGCTTTCTCATGGTTGGGGGTCCAGACCATCTCTCTGGCTTCCCGCCCTAGCCATGATTTTTAGGAAAGTGGGCAGCACGATTTTGGACTAAGTGATTAAAAATTCCTGGCTGCTTGCAGTTGAGGGGGGGGGGGTTCCATCCTCCTCTGAGGATCCGATTACCTCATTCTCCATGTTGGGGAgacctcacccccaccccttaATGCCCATCCTCAGAGAGTTTGTACGAGAGGCTCCTTCTGGCTGCATTGTGATCTTAGACTATTCAcccagcctccctgagcctcagttcacTCCTCTGCAGAATGGGGGTGGGGCATCTGCACCACCCCTCCCAGGGCAGCCTTGGAGGGGGTCCTGGAACTATCACCCTGACTGGACTACACCCATCATGCCTTAGACACCCAGCAGGACTGAGCTGAACACCAGGTGGAGGGTAGGGACAGAAGGCAGCTGTCCATTCTAAGAGCAGAAGCGACTGGGCTGACCTGTTGTGTGATGTGGGGCAGGTCACCCCTGCAGGAGGGGCCCGGGGGGGCCCAGGTGGAAGGGGCAGGCACTGAGCAGCACCCTCTGCTTCCATTGCAGAAGAACCCTCCATGGCCGAAATGGGCCCTGCCAACGGCCTCTACGGCAGCCTGGGGGAGCCCACCCCCGCCTTGGGCCGTCCCACGGGAGCCCCAGGCAGCTTCCCGCTGGAGCACGGGGGCTTGGCCGGCCCGGAGCAGTATCGGGAGCTGCGCCCCGGCAGCCCCTACGGCGTCCCCCCCTCCCCGGCTGCCCTGCAGAGCcttcctggcccccagcccctcctctccagctTGGTGTACCCAGATGCCAGCTTGGGCCTTGTGCCCACGGGAGCCCCGAGTGGGCCCCCGCCCATGAGGGTGCTGGCAGGGAACGGACCCAGCTCTGACCTGTCCACAGGGAGCAGCGGGGGCTACCCCGACTTCCCTGCCAGCCCCGCCTCCTGGCTGGACGAGGTGGACCACGCTCAGTTCTGACCAAGGCCCCAGCTCCACCGAGCACTGGACATGAGGGGCGTAGGCAGCGATGCTGCCCCTGGCTGGGCGGCCGGGAGCTGTGCTCTCTTCCTTTCCCGAATCCCCGGACCTCAGCGGGAAGCAGGTGCCACTGGCGGGGGACAGCATGAGGACGTCAAGGGAGGGCTCCTTTCTGTGGAGCACCCAGCCCCGCGGCCCCCTCCCTTGGGGCAGATGGACTCTCTTGGCTCCTGTCTGCGACCGCTGGTCTGGGGACACAGACGGCCCGCTGGTGGCTGCCCAGCAAGCCTTGTTTTGTAAGCAGATTGCTCCCTTTGTCGACCGGTTAACTGAGCGCTTGCTGCTGTTTCTAGATGTGAAATGTCACCCTGCCTAGGCCAGACCTCTGCCCGGGGCCTCTCACCAGCCCAGACCCGCACAGCCTCCAGGCTGGAAGAcgctttaatttctaaaattaaaaaatacactcaTTGTGCTTTCATTTCCCAGGTTCCGTATG
It encodes the following:
- the LHX3 gene encoding LIM/homeobox protein Lhx3 produces the protein MLLEMELQRDRDGPGAPAAAAVCTFRGTREIPLCAGCDQHILDRFILKALDRHWHSKCLKCSDCHTPLAERCFSRGESVYCKDDFFKRFGTKCAACQLGIPPTQVVRRAQDFVYHLHCFACVVCKRQLATGDEFYLMEDSRLVCKADYETAKQREAEATAKRPRTTITAKQLETLKSAYNTSPKPARHVREQLSSETGLDMRVVQVWFQNRRAKEKRLKKDAGRQRWGQYFRSMKRARGGSKSDKDSVQEEGQDSDAEVSFTEEPSMAEMGPANGLYGSLGEPTPALGRPTGAPGSFPLEHGGLAGPEQYRELRPGSPYGVPPSPAALQSLPGPQPLLSSLVYPDASLGLVPTGAPSGPPPMRVLAGNGPSSDLSTGSSGGYPDFPASPASWLDEVDHAQF